From a single Ischnura elegans chromosome 7, ioIscEleg1.1, whole genome shotgun sequence genomic region:
- the LOC124162900 gene encoding ras-related protein Rab-30-like, translated as MSIPANAFQRFQLLPREKCRKRSQWEIVVCSFPYVRKIRLSRLLWTQLSYVRAFLLCGFKTFQMEDYKFLFKVVLVGNAGVGKTCLVRRFTQGLFPPGQGATIGVDFMIKTVEIEGEKIKLQIWDTAGQERFRSITQSYYRSAHALILAYDISCQPTFDCLPDWLREIEEYASSKVLRVLVGNKTDREDREIPTAVGEDFAARHNMYFIETSAKEADNVERLFMEIAADLMEQARCKELPRYDGNSPSLNGRTTVIGEGGCCSKFS; from the exons ATGTCGATTCCAGCCAATGCATTTCAACGATTTCAACTTTTACCTAGAGAAAAATGTCGAAAGAGGTCGCAATGGGAAATTGTTGTCTGCTCATTCCCGTATGTACGAAAGATAAGGTTATCGAGATTGCTATGGACTCAATTATCCTACGTTAGAGCGTTTCTTCTGT GTGGGTTCAAGACCTTCCAAATGGaagattataaatttttgttcaagGTGGTGCTAGTTGGTAATGCAGGTGTTGGGAAAACTTGCCTTGTTAGGAGGTTCACCCAG GGTCTCTTCCCACCTGGGCAGGGGGCAACAATCGGGGTGGACTTCATGATAAAGACTGTTGAAATTGAAGGAGAGAAAATCAAG TTACAAATATGGGACACAGCAGGGCAGGAAAGGTTTCGATCAATCACTCAAAGTTACTATCGTTCTGCTCATGCCTTAATCCTTGCTTATGACATATCTTGTCAACCAACCTTTGACTGTCTACCTGATTGGTTAAGGGAAATCGAAGAGTATGCTAGCAGCAAAGTTCTTCGAGTTCTTGTAG GCAATAAAACAGACAGGGAAGACAGAGAAATACCCACTGCCGTCGGAGAAGATTTCGCCGCTAGgcataatatgtattttattgaaacttCTGCCAAAGAAGCAGATAACGTGGAAAGACTGTTTATGGAAATTGCCGCAGACCTGATGGAG CAAGCCCGGTGCAAAGAGCTTCCAAGGTATGATGGCAATTCACCATCTCTTAATGGGAGGACGACGGTAATAGGAGAAGGGGGCTGTTGCAGTAAATTCTCCTAA